One window from the genome of Mesoplodon densirostris isolate mMesDen1 chromosome 17, mMesDen1 primary haplotype, whole genome shotgun sequence encodes:
- the COMMD6 gene encoding COMM domain-containing protein 6, which yields MAVSSDSCRSLKYPYVAVMLKVADHSGQVKNKSFEMTIPQFQNFYRQFKEIAAVIETV from the exons ATGGCTGTGAGCTCCGACAGCTGCAGATCACTTAAGTATCCTTATGTTGCAGTGATGCTCAAAGTGGCAGATCATTCAGGCCAAGTAAAGAACAAGTCCTTCGAAATGACAATTCCACAGTTTCAG AATTTCTACAGACAGTTCAAGGAAATTGCTGCAGTTATTGAAACTGTGTGA